In one window of Desulforhabdus amnigena DNA:
- a CDS encoding DUF2283 domain-containing protein, producing MVFQYYPDDDMLYIEFTDGTSIESEEVAPGIVLDFDERGRVVGMEIEDAGQQVDLSKLELNSMPIATLIFTKRREAEGVQTQRVNKEMSV from the coding sequence ATGGTTTTTCAATATTACCCTGATGATGACATGCTTTATATAGAATTTACAGACGGCACGAGCATCGAATCGGAAGAAGTGGCTCCAGGAATTGTTCTGGACTTCGATGAACGGGGCCGAGTCGTCGGTATGGAGATTGAGGATGCCGGTCAACAGGTCGACCTTTCCAAACTGGAATTGAATTCCATGCCGATCGCTACACTGATCTTCACCAAACGACGAGAAGCAGAAGGCGTGCAGACTCAGAGAGTCAACAAAGAAATGTCTGTCTGA
- a CDS encoding DUF4351 domain-containing protein: MLAQYIKDKGFQEGKLEGRREGKLEGRLEGRHEGKLEGKLEGKCGLLEKILTRRFGPLPDWAKDRLASASSEQLDQWAERVLEAKSLQEVWVE, from the coding sequence ATGTTGGCTCAATACATAAAGGATAAGGGGTTTCAGGAAGGAAAATTGGAAGGGAGGCGAGAAGGAAAACTGGAAGGAAGACTGGAAGGAAGGCACGAGGGAAAACTGGAAGGGAAGCTGGAGGGAAAATGTGGCCTCCTGGAGAAGATACTGACCCGTCGTTTTGGTCCTCTGCCGGACTGGGCGAAAGATCGCCTGGCGTCTGCGTCGTCGGAACAGTTGGACCAGTGGGCCGAACGGGTGCTCGAAGCAAAGTCACTTCAAGAGGTGTGGGTAGAATAA
- a CDS encoding bi-domain-containing oxidoreductase, giving the protein MKQVLQNLKDGKTELAEVPCPGPRAGHLFIRTHASLVSAGTERMLLEFGKAGWIDKARQQPDKVKQVLEKVRTDGLAPTLEAVRSKLDQPIALGYCNVGEVIGSGRENPGGLFEPGARVVSNGAHAEMVCVPGNLCARVPDGVSDEEAAFTVVGAIALQGVRLARPTLGECFVVTGLGLIGLMAVQLLKAHGCRVLGIDLDPRKLELARSFGAETVDLSGGEDPVLSSKGFSRGRGVDGVLITASTKSSEPVHQAALMCRKRGRIVLVGVTGLELSRDDFYKKELSFQVSCSYGPGRYDPQYEEKGCDYPVGYVRWTEQRNFEAVLDMMAEGRLGVRPLITHRFPIEEAVRAYELLGGKEPYLGIILEYHPQMTQIGADETYRTGRVVALEAEKQKEIDRDSRAVVGFIGAGNYAGRVLIPAFKAAGAALHSVASSGGVSAVHFGKKFGFQQATTEAETILSHEEIDTVVIATRHNTHARFVCEALRAGKHVFVEKPLCLTLDELAEIQDTVASLPASPAPPKVMVGFNRRFAPQVRKMKELLSGVQGPKSFIMTVNAGQIPGDHWTQDPAVGGGRIIGEACHFIDLLRFLAGSAITRYDAAYVGEDRLRDKATLTLGFADGSLGTVHYFADGHKSFPKERLEVFCGGRVLQLDNFRKLRGFGWKGFRKMNLWRQDKGQAACAAAFVEAVKEGKPGPIPLEELVEVSRVTIHLASADDADYFI; this is encoded by the coding sequence ATGAAACAGGTCCTCCAGAATCTCAAAGACGGAAAAACCGAGTTGGCCGAAGTGCCCTGCCCCGGACCCAGGGCGGGGCATTTGTTCATTCGGACCCATGCATCCCTGGTTTCCGCGGGCACGGAGCGCATGCTCCTGGAATTCGGGAAGGCCGGATGGATCGACAAGGCGCGGCAGCAGCCGGACAAGGTCAAACAAGTCCTGGAGAAGGTCCGGACCGATGGGCTCGCCCCGACGCTCGAAGCCGTGCGAAGCAAGCTGGATCAACCCATTGCCCTGGGCTATTGCAATGTGGGTGAAGTCATCGGGTCGGGAAGGGAGAATCCGGGGGGGCTGTTCGAGCCGGGAGCGAGGGTCGTCAGCAACGGCGCGCATGCGGAAATGGTGTGCGTTCCCGGAAACCTCTGCGCAAGGGTGCCCGATGGGGTGAGCGACGAGGAGGCGGCGTTCACTGTGGTGGGAGCCATCGCGCTCCAGGGGGTGAGACTGGCCCGGCCCACGCTGGGGGAATGCTTCGTGGTCACGGGGCTCGGGTTGATCGGGCTCATGGCCGTGCAGCTCTTGAAGGCCCATGGGTGCCGGGTGCTCGGAATCGATCTCGATCCGCGGAAGCTCGAACTGGCGAGGAGCTTCGGGGCGGAGACGGTGGACCTCTCCGGGGGGGAAGACCCGGTGCTGAGCAGCAAAGGGTTTTCACGCGGGCGGGGCGTGGATGGGGTACTCATCACGGCAAGTACAAAAAGCAGCGAGCCCGTGCACCAGGCAGCGCTCATGTGCCGGAAGCGGGGGCGGATCGTCCTGGTGGGGGTGACGGGGCTCGAGCTGTCGCGGGATGATTTTTACAAGAAGGAGCTTTCCTTCCAGGTATCGTGCTCGTATGGGCCGGGGCGGTATGATCCCCAGTACGAGGAGAAGGGGTGCGATTACCCGGTGGGGTATGTGAGATGGACGGAACAGCGGAACTTCGAGGCTGTGCTCGACATGATGGCGGAGGGGAGGCTCGGTGTCCGTCCGCTGATTACGCATCGATTTCCCATAGAAGAGGCGGTACGGGCTTATGAGCTTCTGGGAGGGAAAGAGCCTTACCTGGGGATCATTTTAGAATACCATCCGCAGATGACGCAGATTGGCGCAGATGAAACCTATAGAACCGGAAGAGTTGTAGCTCTTGAAGCTGAAAAGCAAAAAGAAATAGATCGAGACAGCAGAGCGGTTGTTGGTTTTATCGGGGCGGGAAATTACGCGGGGCGGGTGCTCATTCCCGCGTTCAAAGCGGCGGGAGCGGCGCTCCATTCCGTGGCCAGCAGCGGCGGGGTGAGCGCCGTCCATTTTGGGAAGAAGTTTGGGTTTCAGCAGGCTACCACCGAGGCGGAGACGATACTCTCTCATGAGGAGATCGACACGGTTGTGATCGCTACGCGGCACAACACCCATGCCCGGTTCGTGTGCGAGGCGCTGAGGGCGGGGAAGCATGTTTTCGTCGAAAAGCCCCTGTGCCTCACCCTCGATGAACTGGCCGAAATTCAGGATACGGTTGCGTCTCTCCCCGCTTCTCCCGCACCGCCCAAAGTAATGGTCGGGTTCAACCGGCGGTTTGCTCCCCAGGTTCGGAAGATGAAGGAGCTGCTGAGCGGCGTGCAGGGGCCGAAGTCGTTCATTATGACGGTGAATGCCGGGCAGATTCCCGGCGACCACTGGACCCAGGACCCTGCGGTGGGGGGCGGGCGGATCATCGGGGAGGCGTGCCACTTCATCGATCTGCTCAGGTTCCTGGCGGGATCGGCCATCACCCGCTATGATGCCGCCTACGTCGGCGAAGACCGCCTGAGAGACAAGGCGACCCTCACCCTGGGCTTTGCGGACGGCTCCCTGGGCACGGTCCACTATTTCGCCGACGGGCACAAGTCGTTTCCCAAGGAGCGGCTGGAAGTCTTTTGCGGGGGGCGGGTGCTGCAGCTCGACAATTTCAGGAAGCTGCGCGGGTTCGGCTGGAAGGGATTCCGGAAGATGAACCTCTGGCGGCAGGACAAGGGGCAGGCGGCCTGCGCGGCGGCCTTTGTGGAGGCGGTCAAGGAAGGCAAACCCGGCCCCATACCGCTTGAAGAACTGGTGGAAGTGAGCCGGGTGACGATCCACCTGGCATCCGCAGATGACGCAGATTATTTTATATGA
- a CDS encoding type II toxin-antitoxin system TacA family antitoxin, whose translation MMAQIKSEERIPARMPSEIYEKIVEAARLTGATLNQFLVQAALEKADNVLERERVIHLSRKAADMVFHLLDHPPEPNEVMKKAAARRKQELPCPK comes from the coding sequence ATGATGGCGCAGATCAAATCAGAGGAAAGGATACCGGCCCGGATGCCCTCCGAGATTTATGAAAAGATTGTGGAGGCGGCCCGGTTGACCGGTGCCACACTGAATCAATTCCTGGTTCAGGCGGCGCTGGAAAAAGCCGATAACGTGCTGGAGCGGGAGAGGGTCATTCATCTGTCCCGAAAGGCGGCTGATATGGTTTTTCATTTGCTGGACCATCCGCCGGAACCTAATGAGGTAATGAAAAAAGCTGCCGCACGCAGAAAGCAAGAGCTGCCGTGCCCGAAATAG
- a CDS encoding glycosyltransferase family 4 protein, translating to MHILFLSDNFPPEVNAPASRTFEHCREWVKAGHDVTVITCAPNFPKGEVYPGYRNSLISREIMDGIRVLRVWTYITANEGFLKRILDYCSFMVSAVLASPCVKQPDVVVATSPQFFTACAGYMVGRMKHIPFVFELRDMWPESIKAVGAMEDSRIIQLLERVEMFLYRRASRIVSVTESFKKILVKRGIEAEKISVVTNGVDISRFHPMPKDGALMAKYRLEGKFVAGYVGTHGMAHGLETILRAAKRLGEAGDGDLFRFILLGDGARKESLKEAAMQMGLENVIFIDSVPKEQVAKYWSLLDASIIHLRKTELFTTVIPSKLFECMGMGIPVLHGVAGESADIVEREGVGLVFEPENDGELCEKLVRLKEDRELYEGLQERCLTAARNYDRGELARKMLDLVHPQITQIGTD from the coding sequence ATGCACATACTTTTTCTCTCCGATAATTTTCCTCCGGAAGTCAACGCTCCCGCAAGCCGCACGTTCGAACACTGCCGGGAATGGGTGAAGGCCGGGCACGACGTGACGGTGATCACCTGCGCGCCCAATTTTCCCAAGGGGGAGGTGTATCCCGGCTACAGGAATTCTTTGATCTCCCGGGAGATCATGGACGGTATCCGGGTGCTGCGGGTGTGGACCTACATCACGGCCAACGAGGGATTTCTGAAACGCATCCTGGATTACTGCAGCTTCATGGTTTCGGCGGTGCTCGCTTCTCCGTGCGTGAAACAGCCGGACGTGGTGGTCGCGACATCGCCTCAGTTTTTCACGGCCTGCGCCGGATACATGGTCGGCCGTATGAAACACATTCCCTTTGTTTTCGAACTGAGGGACATGTGGCCGGAATCCATCAAGGCCGTGGGGGCCATGGAAGATTCCAGGATCATCCAGCTGCTGGAGCGGGTTGAAATGTTTCTCTACCGCAGGGCTTCCCGGATCGTCTCCGTGACGGAATCCTTCAAGAAAATCCTGGTGAAAAGAGGGATCGAGGCGGAAAAAATATCGGTTGTCACCAATGGCGTCGACATTTCCCGGTTTCATCCCATGCCGAAGGACGGGGCGCTGATGGCGAAATACCGGCTGGAGGGCAAGTTCGTGGCAGGGTACGTGGGGACTCATGGCATGGCGCACGGGCTGGAGACGATCCTCAGGGCGGCAAAAAGGTTGGGAGAGGCAGGAGACGGCGATCTCTTCCGGTTCATTCTGCTGGGAGATGGAGCCAGGAAAGAGTCTCTCAAGGAAGCAGCGATGCAGATGGGTCTTGAGAATGTCATTTTCATCGACTCGGTGCCGAAAGAGCAGGTGGCCAAATACTGGTCTCTCCTGGATGCTTCCATCATTCATTTGAGGAAGACGGAGCTTTTCACCACCGTCATTCCATCCAAGCTCTTCGAATGCATGGGGATGGGAATTCCCGTGCTGCACGGGGTGGCCGGGGAATCCGCCGATATTGTGGAGCGGGAGGGTGTGGGGCTCGTTTTCGAACCGGAAAATGACGGGGAGCTGTGTGAGAAGCTGGTGAGGCTCAAGGAGGACAGGGAGTTGTACGAGGGGTTGCAAGAGAGGTGCCTCACGGCGGCGCGGAACTATGACCGCGGAGAGCTGGCGCGGAAGATGCTCGACCTCGTTCATCCGCAGATTACGCAGATTGGCACAGATTAA
- the wecB gene encoding non-hydrolyzing UDP-N-acetylglucosamine 2-epimerase, with the protein MKNSSSICENLRHLRIVNVVGARPNFMKMAPIIEAMNRYPERIRHILVHTGQHYDEKMSRAFFNDLGMPRPDIDLEVGSGSHAEQTARIMVEFEKVCLREKPDLVIVVGDVNSTMACTITAKKLGIRVAHVEAGLRSRDMNMPEEINRLCTDVLCDYLFTTDRFANENLRNEGVPEKKIFFVGNVMIDTLLKHREMASRLNLMDQWGLEPGKYATLTLHRPSNVDDRATLEGILEALSEIARDLPIVFPIHPRTRKMVEQFGLSHRLSNGNQVRGIWVTEPLGYLEFLHLNMNARMVLTDSGGLQEETTVLGVPCITLRENTERPITCEEGTNVIVGNRKENILAAARKVLQGGISQGKVPEKWDGKAAERIVKALLAVEDL; encoded by the coding sequence ATGAAAAATTCTTCTTCAATCTGCGAAAATCTGCGTCATCTGCGGATCGTCAATGTCGTCGGCGCCCGCCCCAACTTCATGAAGATGGCTCCCATCATCGAAGCCATGAACCGCTACCCGGAGCGTATCCGGCACATCCTGGTGCACACCGGGCAGCACTATGATGAAAAGATGAGCCGGGCCTTCTTCAATGACCTGGGAATGCCCAGGCCCGATATCGACCTGGAAGTCGGGTCGGGGTCGCATGCCGAACAGACCGCTCGGATCATGGTGGAATTCGAAAAGGTCTGCCTCAGGGAAAAGCCGGACCTGGTGATCGTGGTGGGGGATGTCAATTCCACCATGGCCTGCACCATCACGGCCAAGAAGCTCGGGATCCGGGTGGCCCATGTGGAAGCGGGTCTCAGGAGCCGGGACATGAACATGCCCGAAGAGATCAACCGGCTCTGCACGGACGTGCTCTGCGATTATCTCTTCACCACGGACCGCTTCGCCAACGAGAATCTGCGCAACGAAGGGGTTCCGGAAAAGAAGATTTTCTTTGTGGGCAACGTGATGATCGACACGCTGCTCAAGCACAGGGAAATGGCAAGCCGATTGAACCTCATGGATCAGTGGGGGCTCGAACCGGGGAAATACGCGACACTGACCCTGCACCGCCCCTCCAACGTGGACGACCGGGCCACTCTCGAGGGAATCTTGGAAGCGCTCTCGGAAATCGCCCGCGACCTCCCCATCGTTTTTCCCATCCATCCCCGCACGCGCAAAATGGTCGAGCAGTTCGGGCTCTCTCACCGCCTCAGCAATGGCAACCAGGTGCGGGGCATCTGGGTTACCGAGCCCTTGGGCTACCTCGAATTTTTGCATTTGAACATGAATGCCCGGATGGTGCTCACCGACAGCGGAGGGCTGCAGGAAGAGACGACGGTGCTGGGGGTGCCCTGCATCACGCTGAGGGAAAACACCGAAAGGCCCATCACCTGCGAAGAAGGCACCAATGTCATCGTGGGCAACCGGAAAGAGAACATCCTGGCGGCGGCCCGGAAGGTGCTTCAAGGGGGCATTTCACAGGGAAAGGTCCCGGAAAAGTGGGACGGGAAAGCGGCCGAGAGGATCGTGAAAGCCCTATTGGCCGTAGAGGATTTATAG
- a CDS encoding HigA family addiction module antitoxin: protein MRQPVWRKDYPYIHPGEVLLHEFLRPMNISQNRLGREIGVPPRRINEIVLGKRAITADTALGLARCFGMSEGFWMGLQTDYDLEETRRRLGDRLEKEVRPYAT from the coding sequence ATGAGGCAACCTGTATGGCGGAAGGATTACCCCTACATTCACCCCGGTGAAGTGCTCCTGCACGAATTTCTAAGACCCATGAACATCAGCCAAAACAGGCTGGGCCGCGAGATCGGCGTTCCACCCCGGCGGATCAACGAAATTGTGCTCGGCAAGCGTGCCATCACTGCGGACACTGCTCTGGGGCTGGCCCGCTGCTTCGGGATGAGCGAAGGCTTCTGGATGGGGCTTCAGACTGACTATGACCTGGAGGAGACCCGCCGCCGGCTTGGCGACCGCCTGGAAAAGGAAGTCCGGCCATACGCCACGTAG
- a CDS encoding GNAT family N-acetyltransferase encodes MGPCRSERPGIVIGFFTLALCEIHAQHLPTKYARKYPKHPLAAVRLARLAVSTKHRRQGYGEMLLMEAIHRTVLISEQGGGIGLFVDAKDSSARSFYEH; translated from the coding sequence ATGGGTCCTTGCAGATCCGAACGCCCCGGAATCGTTATCGGTTTTTTCACCTTGGCGTTATGCGAAATACATGCACAGCATCTTCCCACCAAATATGCCAGGAAATACCCGAAACATCCTCTTGCCGCTGTTCGGCTCGCCCGACTCGCTGTGTCGACAAAGCATCGAAGGCAAGGATACGGCGAAATGCTTCTCATGGAAGCGATCCATCGCACCGTTCTGATTTCTGAGCAGGGAGGTGGCATCGGTCTTTTTGTCGATGCAAAAGATAGTTCGGCTAGATCTTTTTATGAGCACTAG
- a CDS encoding type II toxin-antitoxin system RelE family toxin: protein MEYQVLIPKPVQKQLDKLPEDARDRVLKRIMGLKKDSRPHGCVKLKGHENEYRIRVGDYRIRYEVNDQKCIVLLLHLKHRKDAYKG from the coding sequence ATGGAATATCAGGTCCTTATTCCCAAACCGGTGCAAAAGCAACTGGATAAACTACCCGAAGATGCCCGGGACCGCGTCTTAAAGCGTATCATGGGGTTGAAGAAGGACTCTCGCCCTCACGGCTGCGTGAAACTGAAGGGACATGAAAATGAGTATCGTATTCGAGTGGGTGACTATCGCATCAGGTATGAAGTAAACGACCAGAAGTGTATCGTTTTGTTACTGCATCTCAAGCACAGGAAAGATGCATACAAGGGCTGA
- a CDS encoding type II toxin-antitoxin system VapC family toxin yields the protein MIVLDTHIWVWWVHGDSQLTRRQVKVIDAAEADLIGVSAISVWEVAKLVEYNRLKLPCPLGDWFDEALNYPGIRLVELSPEIAIESTRLPGEFHRDPADQLIVATARIYDCRLVTSDSKILKYPYVKAIG from the coding sequence ATGATTGTCCTCGACACCCATATCTGGGTTTGGTGGGTGCATGGAGATTCCCAGCTCACTCGTCGGCAGGTCAAGGTAATCGATGCCGCAGAGGCGGACCTTATCGGTGTGAGTGCCATCTCAGTTTGGGAAGTCGCCAAACTTGTCGAGTACAATCGCTTAAAGCTTCCTTGCCCATTGGGGGACTGGTTTGACGAGGCTTTGAACTATCCCGGTATCCGCCTGGTGGAGCTCTCACCGGAAATCGCCATCGAATCCACTCGACTCCCAGGCGAATTCCATCGCGATCCTGCAGATCAACTCATCGTGGCGACGGCAAGAATATACGATTGCCGGCTCGTAACTTCCGACAGCAAGATTTTGAAATATCCCTACGTCAAAGCAATAGGCTGA
- a CDS encoding heparinase II/III family protein: MKILQYWHTIRYLKPVQIYGRVGYRMRRPAIEEGNLPRCRERTGPWIEGAQKTPGMPGPGRFCFLNEEKTLRGPGDWNHPGWDKLWLYNLHYFDDLNGRDAEERKAWHEEYIRRWIGENPPGKGNGWEPYPTSLRIVNWIKWILKGNAPVPGMLQSLGLQARRLRRRLEYHLLGNHLLANLKALVFAGCFFEGAEADEWLAKGLGEMQRELREQVLPDGGHFERSPMYHAIILEDLLDCIGVCGTYPEAVIHGFSTVVEALRKACVRMLRWLALMTHPDGGIVLFNDAAFGIAPVTEELVSYASRLGIRPDASPALPLVHLGETGYIRVERGPFTGFLDVAPIGPDYLPGHAHADTLNFELSVRGQRVIVDSGTSCYGTGIERQRQRSTAAHNTVEIDGENSSEVWGGFRVARRAYPRDLEMREDGEAIVVACSQDGYRRLPGKPVHRREWRMDGNRLVITDGVEGRFSEAVSRFHFHPDVRVESMDSAEGRLRLAGGQALRWSVQGGEVAVVPSSYHPQFGISLPCQCLEIRFKNDDPQITQISAD, translated from the coding sequence ATGAAGATCCTGCAGTATTGGCACACCATTCGCTACCTCAAGCCGGTTCAGATCTATGGGCGCGTTGGGTACCGCATGCGCCGCCCGGCCATCGAAGAGGGAAACCTGCCTCGGTGCCGGGAAAGAACCGGTCCCTGGATCGAAGGGGCGCAAAAAACGCCGGGCATGCCGGGGCCTGGGCGTTTTTGTTTTTTGAACGAGGAAAAAACGCTCAGGGGGCCCGGGGATTGGAACCACCCCGGGTGGGACAAGCTCTGGCTCTATAACCTCCATTACTTCGACGATTTGAACGGACGGGACGCGGAGGAGCGCAAGGCGTGGCACGAGGAGTATATCCGCCGATGGATCGGGGAAAACCCGCCGGGTAAGGGAAACGGCTGGGAGCCCTATCCCACGTCGCTTCGCATCGTGAACTGGATCAAGTGGATATTGAAAGGCAACGCCCCTGTGCCCGGGATGCTCCAGAGCCTGGGGCTCCAGGCGCGCCGGCTCCGCAGGCGGTTGGAATACCACCTCCTGGGAAATCATCTGCTGGCGAACTTGAAGGCGCTGGTCTTCGCCGGGTGTTTCTTCGAAGGGGCCGAGGCGGACGAATGGCTGGCCAAAGGGCTCGGGGAGATGCAGCGGGAGCTGCGGGAACAGGTGCTTCCCGACGGCGGGCATTTCGAGCGCTCGCCCATGTACCACGCCATCATCCTGGAAGACCTGCTCGATTGCATCGGTGTCTGCGGTACATACCCGGAGGCTGTAATCCACGGATTTTCCACGGTCGTCGAGGCGCTGCGCAAAGCATGCGTGCGCATGCTGCGGTGGCTGGCCCTCATGACTCACCCCGACGGCGGGATCGTCCTTTTCAATGACGCCGCCTTCGGTATCGCTCCCGTAACAGAGGAGCTTGTGAGCTACGCGTCGCGACTGGGCATCCGGCCGGACGCCTCCCCTGCCCTCCCCCTGGTTCATCTCGGCGAAACGGGGTATATCCGGGTGGAGCGGGGTCCTTTCACGGGCTTCCTCGACGTGGCGCCCATCGGGCCGGACTACCTCCCCGGGCACGCCCATGCGGATACGCTGAACTTCGAATTGTCGGTCCGGGGACAGCGGGTCATCGTCGATTCGGGAACCTCCTGCTACGGCACTGGGATTGAAAGGCAGAGGCAGCGCTCCACGGCAGCCCACAACACGGTGGAAATCGATGGGGAAAATTCCTCGGAGGTGTGGGGGGGATTTCGTGTGGCACGGCGGGCTTATCCGCGGGATTTGGAGATGCGGGAAGACGGCGAAGCGATCGTGGTCGCCTGCAGCCAGGACGGATACCGGCGCCTGCCGGGCAAGCCGGTGCATCGGCGGGAATGGCGAATGGATGGAAATCGGCTCGTCATCACCGATGGTGTGGAGGGGCGCTTTTCGGAGGCGGTTTCAAGGTTTCACTTTCACCCGGACGTCCGTGTGGAATCCATGGATTCCGCGGAGGGGCGGCTGCGGCTTGCCGGGGGGCAGGCGCTCCGCTGGAGTGTGCAGGGTGGGGAAGTGGCCGTTGTACCCTCGAGCTATCATCCGCAGTTTGGAATCAGCCTTCCGTGTCAGTGTCTGGAGATCCGTTTCAAAAACGATGATCCGCAGATTACGCAGATTAGCGCAGATTGA
- a CDS encoding IS4 family transposase has protein sequence MIPVENMDIKLDDATLLLKAKETGFMKRIRKFNPFDFIKALCLMTLYSTVSLEVFATILGFVAGSCISKQSLWERITPKCVAFVRSVLMSLMFRASSLEPLTAKGAFSRFKRVLLQDSTTINLPESLVRFFPGSGNQTGKVQAIMKIQVIHDLLSQTCLHFGLSGFRRNDQKASADILNFARPGDLVIRDLGYFVLNIFRLFTRQGIYFLTPYQHNVNYYTEDGERLDLLKLLKKHPIVDTMIVAGATERLPVRLVASPVPANIAQIRRRKLLKKDRRSNPTKEQLELLGWDIFLSNVGEDIWDSLTACRIYGIRWRIEILFKAWKSHFHFNSLPQKGSKSYIELLVYSRLVFITLFQSFFAEFSAYAYATEGKHLSLLKFAQFIQEHIWALILLFHSSQMPNLFLEQLLRHCAYESRHERKNYHEKLSNFLT, from the coding sequence TTGATTCCTGTTGAAAACATGGACATTAAACTCGATGACGCAACTCTTTTGCTCAAAGCCAAAGAAACTGGCTTCATGAAGCGCATCAGAAAGTTTAATCCATTCGATTTCATAAAGGCTCTCTGCCTTATGACTCTCTACAGCACAGTCAGTCTTGAAGTATTTGCCACAATTCTGGGGTTTGTTGCAGGCTCTTGCATCTCAAAGCAATCCCTCTGGGAGAGGATAACCCCCAAATGTGTTGCTTTTGTGCGCTCAGTGCTCATGTCACTCATGTTTAGAGCATCCAGCCTGGAACCTCTCACAGCCAAAGGGGCATTCAGTCGTTTCAAGAGGGTTCTCCTCCAGGACAGCACTACCATTAACCTGCCCGAGAGTCTGGTTCGTTTCTTCCCCGGCTCAGGTAATCAGACGGGAAAGGTGCAAGCAATCATGAAAATTCAAGTCATCCATGATTTGCTCTCGCAGACTTGCCTTCATTTTGGGTTAAGTGGTTTTAGAAGAAACGATCAGAAAGCCTCTGCCGATATTCTTAACTTTGCCAGGCCAGGGGATCTCGTCATCCGAGATCTTGGCTATTTCGTTCTCAACATATTTAGATTATTTACCCGTCAAGGAATCTACTTCCTTACTCCCTATCAGCATAATGTTAATTATTATACAGAAGATGGAGAAAGACTCGATCTCCTTAAACTTCTCAAAAAACATCCTATTGTGGATACCATGATTGTAGCAGGAGCTACGGAGAGACTGCCGGTTAGACTCGTAGCCTCCCCTGTGCCTGCAAACATTGCCCAGATAAGGCGAAGAAAGCTCCTCAAGAAGGACAGAAGGTCCAATCCTACGAAAGAGCAACTCGAACTCCTTGGATGGGATATATTCCTCAGCAATGTTGGGGAGGATATCTGGGATAGCCTGACTGCATGCAGAATCTATGGCATCCGTTGGAGAATAGAGATTCTCTTTAAAGCATGGAAGAGTCACTTCCACTTCAACTCTTTGCCCCAGAAGGGGAGCAAGAGCTATATCGAGCTTCTTGTCTACTCAAGGCTTGTCTTCATCACTCTCTTTCAGTCTTTCTTTGCAGAATTCAGCGCATATGCTTATGCCACTGAGGGCAAACATCTCAGTCTTTTGAAATTTGCTCAGTTTATCCAAGAACATATCTGGGCTCTTATCCTTTTATTCCACTCATCTCAGATGCCAAATCTTTTCCTTGAACAGCTACTCAGGCATTGTGCCTATGAATCACGTCATGAAAGGAAAAACTACCATGAAAAACTCTCTAATTTCTTAACCTGA
- a CDS encoding helix-turn-helix domain-containing protein: MSTPTDYQTIKHDGEPAFVLVPWEEWRRIKPLLEAEKARACGIPQEVVEAHVLRNEPLVKAWREHLGITQKELATRMGVSQAAVVKFERPDARLRTSTLKKIASALGLNTEQLQA, translated from the coding sequence ATGAGCACACCTACTGACTACCAAACGATCAAACACGACGGAGAACCCGCCTTTGTCCTGGTACCTTGGGAAGAATGGCGTCGCATCAAGCCCCTTCTGGAAGCCGAAAAGGCTCGCGCCTGCGGCATACCCCAGGAAGTCGTCGAGGCGCATGTCCTGCGGAATGAGCCACTTGTCAAAGCTTGGAGGGAACACCTCGGTATCACTCAAAAAGAGCTGGCAACCCGTATGGGAGTGTCTCAGGCGGCTGTCGTCAAGTTCGAGCGTCCCGATGCCCGGCTCCGTACCTCTACTCTCAAGAAAATTGCCTCGGCTCTGGGACTCAACACAGAACAGCTGCAAGCCTGA